The genomic stretch CTAATGCAAGACGCTCAGCCTCGGTCAGCACTAGTGTTGCCCAAGACAGGAACACACTATCGCCCTCTACTGACCTTATCTGTACTACAACTCCCTTTTATTTCTTGTGCATGCATTTACAGATTTACATTTCTATTATTAcgctttaaaacaaagtatttttgAATTGCAAACACCATAATCATTTTTAAACCCCTTGTAATGTGTGCAAATCGAGCCTTGGATTAAGATGTTTGGAAAAtaacaacaattaaaatggtgtTTTATATAAACCATTCACTGcttcttcatttgaaacaactgCTGTAATTCGCTTTTTGCCGGTGCGCTCTAGAACAGTGTACAGTAACATTCTTGTGCCTCCGAGGCTTCCGTCCAGTGGCGTTGTCAACGAGACCAGCCTCTCATTAAACCAGCGGGATGGGCTTATGACGTCACAATTGGACCCAAGTTCTATATTTCAGGTCACGTTGCATTATGGTCATTTTCCTTGAAGATAAGCTACGAGAAGGTAAGGccttttattctcctgtaaataTAACCTGTGgttttcaatgtattatttattaaatgtatctaaattaaaacatatccATAGAACATATGTATATGCTACCAGTGTGAGACAATTGAAAAACACTGTTCTATTTCAATAGGACATATGTATAGACATTTAGTCTCTGTTAAAGTCCTAAACAATTGTACagacatagataaataaatacctaaCAATGTGTACTAGTAGGTCTACAAGTACTATTGAGAATAATGTCCATGTGATTGACATATTTTAGATGTGACAATAGTTTCACCAGTTTAGATACCAATGTTTTTGCTGATGGAAGTTGGTTTCTTGCAGAGAGCTCTGATTTAGAGATGGGTACCAGACAGAGAGAATCTGTTGTCAACCCAAATCTGTGGAGACGAGGAGCATCATGGATTGCGTCGGGATTCGGTGTGACGCGGACGCCTTGCGTGAGTAAATCAATACATCTGTGATATTGGTGGAAGGGTCAGGTCCAGACTTTCTCTTTCTTACACCAAGACCCCACACTTTAAAGAACTGGActggagactgatcagagattCAATGTCTTGAGGCTCACTTAAATGCCTAGAAGTATTTTTCCTCATTTtgcatttgctttgttttagcaAGGAGTTCTGAGTGGCAACTACACAGCGGTACAGCCGGTGGTGCTGGGGAAGAGGCCAGAGGACCTTCTGTCTGTGGCCTTTGTGGACCAGGTGACTGAAGAGTCATCAGCCCAGAAGATGGCCTCCATGGAGGAGGAAATTAATCAATTGAGGTTAGGGGTGAAACACATGTTTATTAATACTGTTGCTATTAATACTGTTGTGTTTTGGGGGTCAGTCATTTCCACTACTTTGCAAGTGTTTGTCCCAACGAACCCTACTGATCATCAGCCACAGGGTCACTAAAGTTTGGTCTATTGAAAGCGATGACTCCACAGCATAGATGGAAATTGATTTCTTTTTACTTTGACGTTTGCTCCAAATGACTGAAACAGAAATTAAACCAACTGTTATAAGTCACTTCTCACAGCTGCTAGATATCCCCCTTCTTGTGGTTTCTCTTCCTTGAGCAGCATGTAGAGATGTAGAGAAAATGACATATACTGTACAAGTGTTCACAGACTTCAAGCTCAGGAGATGAAACAATTTCTGGCTTCAACCAGGAAACAACTGGATGAAGTGATGAGAGACCGGGACGCTGTGGTCCAGGAGAAGGACGAACAACTTGCTTCAGCCAGGAGGGAACTGGAGGAAGTAAAGCAAGAGAGGGACGCTCTGGAGGAAGAGAAATTTGAACTCCTGGCTTCGGCCATGTGGCAACAGGAGGAGGAAGTTAAGGAAGCCGATAATGATCTGTCTCGGCAGAAGGACCAGATGCTGGCTGCAACCATGTGCGAATTGGAGGAAATGAAGGACATCCGGGACAGCCTTGAACAACTCGTAAGCAGTCTGACAGAGCAGCTGAGATCGAGCAAGCAGGAAGTAAAGGTATCCAGACTGTTATTGCCTTGGGCGGCACAAAAGGATTATGGGGCTGATGTAGTAAGAAACTGTGGCATTGACACTGGGTTTCTCAGTGCTTTCATAGTGATAGTACTGTTAAGCAAAATGATAATTAGCACCCTTACCCACATACTCATTAGATGACCCTTTCCTCAATTATTGTGCTGTAGAGCACAGTTTAATGTGGATGTACGGAAGTTAAATTTTATCACAACTTAGCATATATATGTgataacaaattattattattattattattatgataatgatgAATTGGGAACACAATACTTTGTGTTCATTgcattctattttttaaattaaagattgTGAAGATGCTGCCACCTTGAAGAAAAGCCACAATTCCATTCTGAATCGGCAAAGAAAGTGTTCTATAAAAGCTGCCATTTTAACAAGTGACAAATATTATACAAGCATCCTTCCCTCCCCCAGTCCCTGCTGTCGGCCCGCAAGAGAGATCGGGCCGAGATGCAACAGCTGACTGCCCACCTTGAGAAGGTCCTGGACGATGAAAAATGGCACTGCAAGGACTTGGTTTCTAAGCAGCAGCAGATCCAGCAGCTGTCTGAAGACTTGCAGGAGAAGAGCAAGATCAACTGCAGGCTGGAGAAAGAACTGCAAAAGATGCAGTGTGTCGCTGCCGAGctgcagaaagagagaggtggTCGGCAGGAAAACGTAAAGGAAGAGTAAAGGAAAGTCTATGAGCTGGAATTGGTCTTGAAAGGAGAGACCTCCAGCTTTGATGACCTGGAAAAGGCTGCAAAGCTCGACAAGGTATGAATGAGGCGATTCCTGCCTTTTGCCCAGTGGTTTTAGCAGGGTTGCCCAGGACTGGATTACAGAGTAGTAAATATGATCCAACAGGTCTGATCTAACTAATGATGTCCTATGCTGCCACTGACACTGTGTATTCACTGTTCCAGCTGCCTAAACCCTCAGAGCTCTCTGTCCCTCTTCTGCTGCTGTCGTTCTGAGATCCCCTGTGTGCACATGAagcaacatatatacatacattgcatTTTCCACCGGCTGACAACATGTGGCTTCTGTGCACCCTGCTAGCCAATAGACCGAACATGCAACCATACTTTACATAAGACAAAAGCCTTCATATAGAGGTAATACAAAACAGCAAGCTCAAACAGGAGCACACCTCAACACATCCCTGCCCAACAGCTTGGCACTGCACTTCTAAAAGGTCACGACAGGAATCCAAAGATCATACAGGAGGTGTGAGAGAGGTCTGGGCACACCAGACAATTCTGTCATGCCTTAGGCTGTGTCTTGGCAGTCTGGGTTTGCCATTTAAAAAGCGCTACGATATGAACTGCACTGTTGCTGATGGTGTGACTGATTGCTCTCCTGCAGGATGAGAGGGCTGGCAGGAGTGTGGCAGACTCCAACTAAAGTCCGAAGCTCAGAGTGCAGGATTCGTGGGAAAGTGATCAGGTGAGACTGACTTTCAACTCGGTTTGATGTCAGTTTAGGTTTACAGAGTCCTGGATAAGTGCTGGTGAAGATCTGGGAAGCCTGCAGTAAACAAAAAGCCCTCTAGCAGGAGACTTAGTATTGATCTACAGCAGgcgtctccaaccctggtcctggagagccccatccagcaggttttaggaaggaaggaagctttggtttggtaaattcagtaatttagaaaCCATTGAAGCAATTATCAGAATACCTGCAGCCTCTCTGAGCAAGAGCTCCCTTGgtttatttgcttaattgattaataactcacatgtgttcctagtatttataaattggtgatttagggtgacctatcAGATAaactggattggggctctccaggaccagggttggagacccctgaTCTACAGCTTGCCTCATTCATGGGTCAAGTGCCTTTTCGAACGGAGCACTTGGTGAGGATGGAGAAGTCTCGCGCTTCTGTCTCCCGCTTACACTGCTGAGCCATGTGTGTCCACCGCACGCTTCCTCATGCGGATGGACATGTGTGTCTGGAACTGACCACAGACGAAGAGGACACGAGGACCCCGCCTCACTCCAGATGCAATCGCCTCCATATCTTTGGGCTGTCCTTTTCCCAGAGTGATGGCAGGGCTTCAATGGCTCCAGACTTTCGGCTCCCGCTACTACTGAACCTCCTGGCAGAGCTGCAGTCCTCTTAAGACGACCTGGCAATTGCCCCTTCGCCAGGACACACTGCAGCCTTGTTGGTCGCTGTAATGCGCCACAGCGCACGTGCTCCCCACCACctagggttggcagtgctccgggt from Amia ocellicauda isolate fAmiCal2 chromosome 23, fAmiCal2.hap1, whole genome shotgun sequence encodes the following:
- the LOC136719191 gene encoding M protein, serotype 6-like → MVIFLEDKLREESSDLEMGTRQRESVVNPNLWRRGASWIASGFGVTRTPCQGVLSGNYTAVQPVVLGKRPEDLLSVAFVDQVTEESSAQKMASMEEEINQLRKQLDEVMRDRDAVVQEKDEQLASARRELEEVKQERDALEEEKFELLASAMWQQEEEVKEADNDLSRQKDQMLAATMCELEEMKDIRDSLEQLVSSLTEQLRSSKQEVKSLLSARKRDRAEMQQLTAHLEKVLDDEKWHCKDLVSKQQQIQQLSEDLQEKSKINCRLEKELQKMQCVAAELQKERGGRQENVKEE